The following are encoded in a window of Brevibacillus ruminantium genomic DNA:
- the lysS gene encoding lysine--tRNA ligase, with protein sequence MNNEQDRQQEEQQQESLHELLQVRHDKMDQLREWGVDPFGKKFEQTDHAADIVSRFGDKTKEELEAEEHVVSIAGRLMAKREMGKASFAQLLDRTGQIQIYVRLDTVGEETFKVFDLSDIGDLIGVSGVVFKTKTGELSVKAKELSYLTKSLRPLPEKYHGLKDIETRYRKRYVDLIVNPEVRDTFITRSRILTSMRRYLDNLGFLEVETPTLHAIAGGAAARPFITHHNALDMQLYMRIAIELHLKRLIVGGLEKVYEIGRVYRNEGISTRHNPEFTMIELYQAYADFQDIMTLTEELIAHIAKEVLGTTKIQYQGHEVDLTPKWRRVHMVDLVKEHVGVDFWQPMSDEEARALAKEHGVQVEPHHTFGHVVNEFFEQKIEETLIQPTFVYGHPVEISPLAKKNEQDERFTDRFELFIVAREHANAFTELNDPIDQRERFEAQLLEKEAGNDEAHEMDEDFIESLEYGMPPTGGLGIGVDRLVMLLTNSPSIRDVLLFPHMRARD encoded by the coding sequence ATGAATAACGAGCAAGACCGACAACAGGAAGAACAGCAACAGGAGAGTCTTCACGAGTTGCTTCAGGTGCGCCATGACAAAATGGATCAGCTTCGCGAATGGGGCGTCGATCCTTTCGGCAAAAAATTTGAGCAAACCGATCATGCGGCCGACATCGTCAGCCGTTTTGGCGACAAAACCAAAGAAGAGCTGGAAGCAGAAGAGCATGTCGTCTCCATTGCCGGCCGTCTGATGGCGAAACGGGAGATGGGGAAGGCGAGCTTTGCCCAACTGCTGGATCGCACAGGACAAATCCAGATTTACGTGCGGCTGGATACGGTGGGAGAAGAGACCTTTAAAGTGTTTGACCTCAGTGACATTGGCGACCTGATCGGCGTCAGCGGTGTCGTGTTTAAGACAAAGACGGGCGAACTGAGTGTAAAGGCGAAGGAACTGTCCTACCTGACGAAATCACTCCGTCCGCTGCCTGAAAAATACCACGGCCTCAAAGATATTGAGACGCGCTACCGGAAACGCTACGTCGATCTGATCGTCAATCCTGAGGTTCGTGATACATTCATCACAAGAAGCCGCATTCTGACTTCGATGCGCCGTTATTTGGACAACCTGGGATTCCTTGAAGTGGAGACCCCGACCTTGCATGCGATTGCCGGCGGTGCTGCTGCCCGCCCGTTCATTACGCATCACAATGCGTTGGACATGCAGTTGTATATGCGAATTGCGATCGAGCTGCACCTGAAACGACTGATCGTTGGTGGTTTGGAAAAGGTGTATGAGATTGGCCGTGTCTATCGAAATGAGGGGATCTCGACCCGTCACAATCCTGAATTTACGATGATTGAGCTGTATCAGGCCTATGCCGATTTTCAAGATATCATGACTTTGACTGAAGAGTTGATCGCCCATATCGCTAAAGAAGTATTGGGGACGACAAAAATTCAGTATCAAGGACATGAGGTCGATCTTACCCCGAAATGGCGCCGTGTTCACATGGTTGACCTGGTCAAAGAGCATGTCGGTGTAGATTTCTGGCAGCCGATGAGCGATGAAGAGGCCCGTGCCCTGGCAAAAGAGCATGGCGTGCAGGTGGAACCGCACCATACGTTTGGCCATGTAGTAAACGAATTCTTTGAACAGAAAATTGAAGAAACATTGATTCAGCCAACGTTTGTATACGGTCATCCAGTCGAGATTTCCCCATTGGCGAAGAAGAACGAACAGGATGAGCGTTTTACAGATCGTTTTGAGCTGTTTATTGTAGCGCGCGAGCATGCCAACGCATTTACGGAATTAAACGATCCCATCGACCAAAGAGAGCGCTTTGAGGCTCAACTGCTGGAAAAAGAAGCAGGAAATGACGAAGCGCATGAAATGGACGAAGACTTCATCGAGTCTCTCGAGTATGGGATGCCTCCAACAGGTGGACTGGGTATTGGTGTTGACCGACTGGTTATGCTGCTCACGAACTCTCCGTCCATTCGTGATGTGCTGCTGTTCCCGCACATGCGCGCTCGGGACTAA
- the greA gene encoding transcription elongation factor GreA, with amino-acid sequence MSEKEVILTPEGLAKLEQELEDLKTVKRKEVAARIKEAISYGDISENSEYEEAKNEQAFIEGRILTLEKMLRNARIITNEDVDTGVVSVGSTVKLKDLEYGDIVMYTIVGSAESDPMNNKISNESPVGQALLGKARGSIVDVQVPAGVIQYEILDINL; translated from the coding sequence ATGTCGGAAAAAGAAGTGATTCTTACACCTGAAGGTTTAGCGAAACTGGAACAAGAACTGGAAGATTTGAAAACGGTTAAACGAAAAGAAGTGGCTGCACGGATTAAAGAAGCAATCAGCTATGGAGATATCAGCGAAAACTCTGAGTACGAAGAAGCAAAAAATGAGCAGGCGTTCATTGAAGGCCGCATTCTGACGCTGGAGAAAATGCTTCGCAACGCACGCATTATTACGAACGAAGATGTAGACACCGGTGTTGTCAGTGTCGGCTCTACTGTCAAACTGAAGGACCTGGAGTACGGGGACATCGTGATGTACACCATCGTCGGTTCTGCCGAGTCTGATCCGATGAACAACAAGATTTCCAATGAATCCCCGGTAGGCCAGGCACTCTTGGGAAAAGCGAGAGGCTCCATTGTTGATGTTCAAGTGCCGGCAGGCGTGATCCAATACGAGATTCTCGATATTAACTTGTAA